Below is a genomic region from Ictalurus punctatus breed USDA103 chromosome 12, Coco_2.0, whole genome shotgun sequence.
tagtataatatagtatggtatagtatagtatagtatagtatagtataatatagtatggtatagtatagtatagcatagtatagtatagtatagtatagtatagtatagtatggtgcATATATAACATCTATGTTGCTGGTTGTGTAAATACTTGGTACAGTGTTTTcaatgcatttttgttttgccTCAGAAGCAGCACTGCCTTCAGATCGGAGATTCTGAACACAAGAGCTGGTTAGCCTCATCAGTGCCATCTCTTTTATTTCTGTCCATGAAAGCAACAGTGAAACCTCCAGCATTACATCAGCTCTGTACATTAGCATTACACTTGTGCCTGCACCGAAATACAGCCCTTAATGTTAGGGGACAACATTCTCAACTTCTGAAATGGCCCTTTCAGGAGAagagatgtgtgtgagagataacCGTGAGCATTTAATGACCGATTTACGAGACAAAACCGACCTTTGACCAGCAGCAGTCTTACTCAGGGAGCGCTTTGATAAATCAACTCAGTGTTTCTTACAAACAAGAGAAACTGGTGACCTTGACCATGAACTAggtttgtgattaaaaaaagaacaactttATTTACTTTCCAGGCATGATTATGTAATTGGAGTGTACAGGTTACTACACAGCACtgattactgaaatacacagcTTCTAATCTGTCTACAACAACACACATCTGTTCAAATgggttataccacagcacatatctgattggctgcaaatcgcaggtttatattaatataatataatataacttgTACGGCAGAAGCTCCACATGaacagatttctttttaaaaatgcgtGTGATCGTTGATAGGGGAGGTTTTCTGTGAGAACACTGAGATCATTCCATCATATCATTTCACCCCTAGCAACTAGCTCCCTTCAGGTGGTAATTCATGAGCAGTGACAGGAGAAGAAACGGAGATCTGAGCTGTAAGTGGTGTCTGCGCTGTCTTTCTGCCTCATCAGCTACTGAGCTGTTAGCAAAGTGCTAATCAGCCAGTGTTGGCATGATGCTTATCGGCCTGTTTGTGGGTTCGTGGTCGACACGTCAGCGCCATTAAGGCCTTGAGCTGATGATGGATGTGTTTATTTCTGTCCTCACACTGACCGCACACATCAACAGCAGCTCCAGAGAAATGAGTGCTGTCGTTGTGTCGACCAACGTGCTCTAGCACAGCGGAGGAGTGACTCAGGGGGCAGTTCACCGACCTCTTCAATGCCTCTTGACATCCTTTTCTCAATctgatggtgtgtttgtgtgtttttgttgaaACCTCGTGCTCTGTACAGTCGACCCAGCTGACCCAGGTCATCTGTttaagctttacagaaatagaaCAGCTAAAAATGATGAGCATGATTAAGCAGCTCTGTATTAAAAGCATGATTAAACCAATGAAATCAATAAAACTACGTATATGTATCACATTAAAAGGAGTTTTAAAACATACTTATCTCACCTGGCCCATATGTAGTGTTTTATCTTATTCATGATGTATATGTTTCCTCATTCTTGTAGTTAATTCATTATATTGAATGGTTTGTTTAGCTTTTATATGTACGGCACTTTAAGATTTTGgactgagaaagaaaaagagatatataaacattatacaggtttaaacaatttaaatattattgttatttacacCCGCTAGGCACTTTATTAGGACCtcatgtacacctgctcattcgtgCGGTTATCCAAACAGCCAATGAGCAGTGCAGTGTATAAAATCACACAGACACGagtgaagagcttcagttcatgttcagatcaaacatcagaatggggaagtGTGCTCTTTAACCATGGCGaagttgttggtgccagacagactggtttgagttCATCAGAACCTGCTGATCTCCAGGGATTTTCACTAGAGTTGGTgcgaaaaagaaaaacaccagtgagtggcagttctgcatGAGGTGAGCAGAAAAGGATCTCAGAGCACGTAGTACACAGCGCAGTACAACAGCAAGAGAGCACAtctggttccactcctgtcagactTAAAGACTGTACAGTTTAAGATTGGAGAATGGCCAGTTGATGTAAAcgctagagactgttgtgtgtgaagatcccaggagatcagcagtttctgaaatcctcaaaccagcccgtctggtaCCGACAGCCACGGTGCGGTCAGCACTACTGCACTCGTCGTTAATCAAGGAAGCATAGAATCACCAGCTTTTGATAAAAGTCTTAAGTATGTGTACCATCTCGGTGatgattattatatatacaaCAATTATGGGAATGGAGTCCCGAAGTCCGGAGGCAGATGGGAATATAAATGAGATTTATGGGAAAATGGGACATGACTTCGCCTCACTACTCGTTCTAGATCATTTTCTCCCTTCCTGTTGGTCTTCATGTTAAAATGAACATTGTTTTATCTCTGCTCTTTTAAACGACTTCACATGTTCACGATGGAACCCGAGCCCGGCGAGTAAATAACCTCGAATACGATTCGAGATaatcctctctctgtctgtttgtctgtggtTCATTCTCCTGGCCTCTAGCTCTTCGTGTCTTTCTGCTGACAGCGGGGGGAAAAAGTGTTGACAATCCCACATTCACCCCCTTATCTATCACTCCACTTTTCATTCCTGCTGACTGCGGGAAAAGTCTGGAAGACAGCGAGGGTCATCCAGAAGATCCCTGACACTGGAGTCGAGTGTGAGTCACTGAGCATGCGGCCAGGCCGAGGCCTGTCTGCTTGACAAGCGGGGCGGTGTGTGAGACACGGACTCACAATAGCAgggttgtgagtgtgtgtgtgcggagaaGACGTGCACAATAGGCGGTCTGTGTGAAGGCGCTAAACAACATGTGcagcggtggtggtggtgctgttCGGACCTGTCTGAGAGCAGGATGGAGGAATCATACACTCTGTGACCAGATAGGAACTGCTCCAACCTGCAAGGGCTGTTTTTAGTAACACAACATGGACGTCTGAATATTACATGTATATGTAcgtaaagcaaaaaaaaaagtaaagcttTCTTCTTCAAAGCATTAATAAATCCACAGATACGTGAAACAGCATTCCTGTCTCTCCTGGCACGATATGAGTACCGTCAAATATAATCggatcggaaggtcgtgagttcaaatcccagcactgccaagctgccaccgctgggcccttgagcaaggcccttaacactcaACTGCTCCGGTGTATCATAAATGAGActggcgtctgccaaatgccgtgaAACGTAAACCATCTGCCTCACGTTTGAAACATCCTTTCGCACGATCTGTCCCTTACAGATTATTACATTTGTTCAGTTTGTTCGTTCAGATATGAAACATTTGGAATACTATCCATGTCACCCAGCTCTGGTCACATGACCAAGTCCACTACAGCGTGAAATATGAAATCGCTATACTGTAGAAGTTTAttgaaagatttatttataaaagccACGTTGCACATTCGCACGAGAGGAACAGTCGGACATAAGCCATGTGCTCTgcttccatttgtgttactggTATCGCTGTCCTTACTGCTATCAGACTTCACAGTAGTTTAACACTTTGATCCCACAGTGTGTCTTTTAGTATTCTGTGGCAACAGTGATGAACACCCACGTAGTTTACGCTACTATTCAGTAGCCTTCAACATGTACGGTGTGCGTATGTGCttgcacgcacatgcacacacagacacacacacacacacacacacacaaacacacacacacacaaacacacacttatggTAAGTCTCCATCACCTGGAGGCATGTAAATCTCACAACCCCAAGCAGGTAACATTGTGTTCTCACTGGATTTCGAAAAAATCAGCATGTGCCAAGACAAATGAAATCCtgattaccacacacacacacacacccacacacacacaaacacacacactctcacacacacacactctcacacaaacacacacacacactctctctcacacatatacacacactctcacacacacacaaacacacacacccacatccacacacacacaaacacacacacaatctctctctcacacacacacacacacacacacacacacacacaaacacacacacacacacacacacacacacactcatacacacactcacacacacacacaaacacacacacactctcacacacacacacacacacacacacacacaaacacacacacaccacaaacacacacacactctctctctctcacacacacacacacccacccacccacacacacacaaacacacacacacactctcacacacacacacacacacacacacacacaaacacacacacacacacacaaacacacacacacactctctctctctctctctctcacacacacacacacacacacacacacacaaacacacacacacatgtacacacacactctcacacacacacacacactctcacacacaaacacactctcacacacacacacacacactcaccaacacacacacacacgtacacacactctcacacacaaacacacacacacactctctctctcacacacacacacacacacacacacacacacacacacacacacacacactctcacacacacacacacacacacaaacacactctcacacacacgcacacacacacacacacacacacacacactctcacacacaaacacacacacacgcacactcagacacacacacacactctctctctctcacacacacacacgcacacacacacacacacacacacacacacacacacacacacacacacggggttAGAGATTTTAATTATGATAAAACTATTTCCTTTATGGTGTTCAGTCATGTAGTCTTCTGTGTAAAACAATGAAATGATTGTGTGtatggtgggtgtgtgtgtatgtgtgtgtgggtatatgtgtgcatgtgtgtgcatgtgtgtgtgtgtgtgtgtgtgtgtgtgtgtgtgtgtgtgtgtgtgtgtgtgtgtgtgtgtgtgtgtgtgtgtttggagggaAATGCCTTGAATTGCCTGTATTGTGCACTCTTATGTTGAAATCTATTTGCGCAGATGGAGCAGATTGTAGAAAAACAGGAATTTCTAATATGTTATATAAGAGTCTTGTATtgattgtgttttttaattTGGCAGATGCGCTTGTCCCGGAAACAGACAGGTTCTGCCGCTGTACTGAATAAAAGTTTTTGCCCCGTAAATAAACACTAAACCTGATTCGGGTCCAGACTTTTCAATCAATATCAGTAAAGCGCTGATGTTCACGACTGCTACTGTGAAATTTAGGCCAAGAGTAATATTGACCAAAGCAAATCCTGTGTACTGTGAACATCGTGTTCAAGACATGTtcagcactctctctctctttctatctatctctttctatgtatatatctccctctctctctatctctctttctatctctatctctatctctctctatctctctctatatatctatctctatctctctctctatatatatctatctctatctctctctatctctctatatatatctatctctatctctctctatctctatctctctctatgtatctacctctctctctctctttctatctctatctctctctatgtatctaCCTCtacctctatctctctctttctctttctatctctatctctgtctatgtatctacctctatctctctctatctctctttctatctctatctctctctatctctctctatctctctctatcactctctctctctatctctctctatctatctctctctctctatatctctctctctctctctctctctctctctctatctctctctttctatctctatctcgctctctatctatctatctctctctctctctctatctctctctctctttctctctctccctgtctctttctctccctcagtctttctctctctctccatctctctctatggTTTGTGAATATATTTACctcttatttattcatttatctatttatttattttttgtctatttatttatttaagtatcTAGATATTTAGAAATACTATTTATTTGATGTAAGACCGATAGACACTTCATGAATGGTTAAAATAAAGGAtgcttaaaagtaaaaaaaagtctctctctgtctatctttccttcctctctctctctctctctctctctctctctctcactttatgAAGGccttccattgacataattCTTAATTCAACTAATTAACGCTATGCTACACTTAAATCTAAACATGACCTTAAcatcagtaaccaaaaggaaacctttCTGCTCttttaaggatttttttaatttttattttttaatttttaatataaaagctGCAGGTTCTttgtaaaagtgaaaaaaaaaaaaaaaaaaaaaggttttcctcATGGTGACCAGCCACACAGGGTAAGAACCATCAGATATGTCTATCCTTGTGGACATTTGATGATGATATTGGCATGGTGtaagaacatgcacacacactttagcCATGTGAGATATGATTTATCTCTCAGGAGCCAATGATCGTCATGCATgatacagcgggggaaataagtattgaacacgtcaacatttttgtcAGTAAAATATACTTCCAaggaggttattcacatgaaattttcaccagacatcagtattaactcaagaaatctggaaatataaagaattcacaacattaaagttcataaatgaagttatgtgtaataaagtggaatgacacggggaaaaaaagtattgaacacgctaactgaaatgtatttaatatttagtggagaagcctttgtttgtaatgacacttcaagacacttcctgtatgaagaaattaatgggccgcagtattcaggtgtgattttggcctgttcttctaaacatattgtctttaaatcttgttcagttggattcgagtcaggtgattgactgggccattctaacaccttgatttgttttctctgaaaccagtggagagtttcctttactgtatgctttggatcgttgtcctgcttgGATTGTTGTCATCCtcgtggatggcagcagattcttctcaagaacctcccggtaaagggctccattcatcgttccttcaattatatgaagtctgccagtaccatgtgttCATGTTCTTGTGATTGAATTCAACTTCTGgtattttatttagatttttatacCTAAATGGCTTATATTAACAACAATCAGGTTTAACTGCAGAAGGTCTTGATTAAGTTGTGTATTTTCAAGACAAATAAGGTAATGTTAGAAGAAAATCTATTCTACCGGAAAGGTCTCTTCAGTAGTGCCCACTCTGCCCCCTATCTAGTGCTCTATGGATGTAGATCTGTAAATGCAAGTACAAAGCTGAGAGGTTGAAGGTTAGGGGCCTTGCTCAGTCATAAGAgctgaactcacaaccttctggtcaTTAGTACAGATCCTTCACTCTGCTCATCATACCGCTGCTCTAAATCATCGCTGAGAACTATGACCACTAATCCCTATCATTTGTACATGTTGAGGCTGAGAAAGTTCCATGGCCTATTTCAGAGAACCGCGTGCaagcgttcacacacacacacacacacacacacagctgacacAGCAGGCAAGTAAACACATGTTGCCTCCCAGGTGTGTTGCCTCACTGGACCACTTTAacatctttctcttttttttgcacgTGCCTCCAAGAAATAAATGTCCCAGCTGCAAAATGTGTCTGACAGGCCAGACCCACAAAAGATAAATCACCCCTCATCCCAGCCCTGAAAGACCCGGCTACGGGTGCCAGATGAGTCAGGAGCTGTTTTTAAAACCAAACACATGACATTGTGCTGAGACTGAAGCAGACTCCCAGAAACTCCACATCTGCACTATTGTTACTCTGCTCTCAGAAGAGAAAGGAGAAACGCTGAGAGGTATATACTGATATTAAACCCACTGTCGATTAGAGTAAGAGTACAGTGCTCCGCCTCTTATACTAATCTCTCTAACAGATACCTACAGCTAATAACCACCAGTGCTGAGTACATTATTACGAACTGGTGGTTATTTACCTTCATTTATTGTTAGTAATGTTAAGCAGCTCGTCGATGGTTGACCACTCTGTAAATGCTGATGCTGTCAGTGTGACGCTGCAGTCCTCAATACTTAAAAACAATCAGACGCAAAGAGCAAAAAGTCTAATTGCAGTGTAGCAGctgtagaaaaacaaaacaatccttAAAAAGTCTATAATAGATGATATTTCATTAAAGATATAGACTCTGGTATTGCAAAGgattattatttgaataatagttcaaatgtatatatttatatatgtatgtatgaggcatagtgtatatacatatgtataaacATACTCtatatgcatatataaatatgaaaaatattatttgtattaaatcATTACAATTGATTTGTTGCAGCTTGATATTTTgataattaataattttaataataataataataataataataattattattattattattagtagtagtagcatttattattattattattattattattattattattattattattattattattattattgatgttgtCGCCATCATCAGTATTATTATCAGTATTAGTAGTGGGCTATGTAGTAATTAATTTGTTAtgataaaagtaataatgttgttcttcttctactcctccttcctcttcttctccttcttcttcttcttcttcttcttcttctaattattattagttcctaaatgtaattaaaatctAGACCCCAGTTTCAACGCTGTAGCTGTGGGAATGTGAAACGGATCTATTCTGAGTGAATAAATGGCAGTGAGTGCCTCTCTGTGTTCAGAGGTGGAAGTGGGCTGGGCTTACCGCTTTTCCCACGAACAGGAACTAGCACGTCATCATACCCATATAtggaatgtataggcttccgggAGGAACTCGGTGCTGAAAGTGGCCGTAAGAATGCGGCTTTTTgccacgcgcgcgcgcacgcacgcaggTATAACCAGTTTATTGTGCAATTTCACAAACGCTGATTTGATTTGGCACattacaataaattaataaaaaaaatacaatagaaAACGCttcgtgtgtatatataatctgACAGAGACACGTGCTGGGTTCGAGTCCAGTGTTTGAGGGATAAACAGTCAATAAAACTAGGCATACttcatatccatagcacacttAGGActtgtttgatttatttggaGCTGTGAGGCTTTTGAACACCTGAGCACAGAAATCAGTCTCACTGCTCATGGTGTATTTTAATGTAAGCAGTGGGTCTGGTACAGTAAATGTGTCTGACTTGCAACGTGCTACATTATTAATTCCTCTGCTTTAAATAGTAAGCTTGAAATGTCTCGCGTGCACTATTgtgccatttatatatatatatatatgtattacgCTATTTGCATTATTTATGCCGCGCGCGCTCGCCTCCTTTTCGCCCAGGGGCTTGTTTACAGTCCCAACAGTTCCTGGCAATGACGTCGCGACGCGTCATTAAAGTGGGCGTGCTCTGTCGTCAGGGCAGGACTTCCAACCAATCAGCGGGCTGTGTTCAGCGCGAGACTCTGGCTGTCAGCATAAAAGCGAATGTGGCGGCCGGGAAACCAATCCATGTGAACGCACTCTCAGCGGTTGCGCTATAATAACAccgagaagaggaagagagaaagagagatttgcGCGTTGACTTTATGCCGCATTTGTGCTTGCACTGATTTCAAACGGATTCTGGAAAGATCAggacttgtttttctttttcttgaagAGAGAACTTGTGCTGCTTCTTGTACCCGGAGCTTTCAGACTGGACTCTGAGACTGGACAGTGAAAAGAAGGGGCAAagtttttattagtattattattactgatattAGTATTATTTCTTCTGATTTAGAGACAGTACCGCTTTGATTAAAGCGCACACCTGACTGACTCAGGTAAAGGTAAGCCTCAAAGCCTCAACTCTTCATCACGCCTCTTATGTCCACAAAAATGGAGCAGCCTTTTTACCATGACGACTCTTTTCTGTTGGGTTACGGCCACACGGACGCCGCGCTGCACGACTACAAGCtccagaagcagcagcagcagcagcagcagcagcagtccATGAGCCTGAGCAGCCTGCACGAGTCCTACCGCAGCCTCAAGTCCGACTTGGTGTACCAGGCGTCTCAGGCGGACGTcggctcactgaaactggcgTCTCCGGAGCTGGAGAGGCTGATCATCCAGAACAGTAACGGAGTGCTGACCAGCCCCACGCCGCCGGGTCAGTACCAACTGTACGGGCACCGCTCCATCACAGATGAGCAGGAGGGCTTCGCGGAAGGCTTCGTAAAGGCGCTGGACGAGCTGCACAAGTTGAACCAGCCCCCGCCCAACGTGTCGATTGGTGCGGGCGGGGTGACGACGTGCTCGGTGGCGGCTCCCTCCGCGTTCGGCTCCGCCCTGCAACCAGAAACTCCGATCTACACCACGCTTAACCCTTACTGCCCGAGCCTCGTCTCGTCCACTACAGCCACCTCGAGCTATCCGTCAGCCACCATCAGCTATCTGCCCCCAGCGCACGCAGACGCGTCCTCGCACGCATACCAGAACCCGCTGGCTGGGGGCGTGCATCCCGCACAGCGCTTCGTGGCGCTCAAAGAGGAACCGCAGACGGTGCCGGACATGCACAGCAGCGACGGCTCGCCGCCCGTCTCTCCTATCGACATGGAGAACCAGGAGCGCATCAAGGCGGAGCGCAAGCGCCTGAGGAACCGACTCGCTGCCACCAAGTGCCGCCGGCGCAAGCTGGAGCGCATCGCGCGTCTCGAGGACCGCGTCAAGGTGCTCAAGTCGGACAACGCGGGCCTGTCGAGCACCGCGTCGCTCCTGCGCGAACAAGTGGCGCAGCTCAAGCAGAAGGTCCTGCGGCATGTCAGCAGCGGCTGTCAGCTCATGTTGACCAGCAAGATGGAGGCTTTCTGAAACAAGAAACcccctcacacaaacacacagagacaccaCACACCTTTATTCACTAACACTCAAAACACTGGAAAGATTGTCCATGGACATTCATTCTCGTCTGAACGCCACTGAATGGACGTTATGACATTCTGCTGAGTGAGCTTCAAGACGTGCTGAAAGAAATGAACGGTACTTCATTTCAACCGGTACTTGCGGTTGCCGGACACCGTTCACTAGATCGCCCTGAAGTCCGCACTCCGAGGCgcctgagaaacacacagactgTACAATGAGCCAAGTAGGCTGCAAAGACTGCGCGAACAGGCCAGTAAAGCCTACTTCATGCCAATAACgttgtttttaatattatgatCAAAGGGAGATTTGTATGTCTAGTAGCCTATGACGTCATACTGTCATTTCTAAACGTGtaaattattgttgttgttttttttttggtttgtttgtttgtttatttttcagtcaGGTTGATCCTGGCTTAATATTAAGTATGTCTCATGTTTAcaatgtccttttttttatttgtttatttaagtaaaaaaaactctgaaataTACCTCACTTGCTCCTCTTGGTGGTCCTTTTTCGCATTCACAGTCTATAGACCTATCTTTATGAACCTTGACCTAGATGAAACGAACTTCCGGTTGTTGTGTAACTGATTAGAATTCTGTTTACTGGTTGTGTTTTTCTGACCTCCCCCCGGTTCAGAGACATTTCCATGACCAGCTCCGCGGGGGTTTTCCACGTTTTcatgctgtttttgtttctaaaatcttagactCGCCCAGTTATTGATCGAGCCCGGGTTTGCGCGTTAGAGGTGTTTCCTATCTACGTAAACCAGCATGTCCATATATGGGCATTTTTACTGCGTCATACGTCACAGCTGGGAAGTGTTTGC
It encodes:
- the junbb gene encoding junB proto-oncogene, AP-1 transcription factor subunit b, with product MSTKMEQPFYHDDSFLLGYGHTDAALHDYKLQKQQQQQQQQQSMSLSSLHESYRSLKSDLVYQASQADVGSLKLASPELERLIIQNSNGVLTSPTPPGQYQLYGHRSITDEQEGFAEGFVKALDELHKLNQPPPNVSIGAGGVTTCSVAAPSAFGSALQPETPIYTTLNPYCPSLVSSTTATSSYPSATISYLPPAHADASSHAYQNPLAGGVHPAQRFVALKEEPQTVPDMHSSDGSPPVSPIDMENQERIKAERKRLRNRLAATKCRRRKLERIARLEDRVKVLKSDNAGLSSTASLLREQVAQLKQKVLRHVSSGCQLMLTSKMEAF